A region from the Acanthochromis polyacanthus isolate Apoly-LR-REF ecotype Palm Island chromosome 23, KAUST_Apoly_ChrSc, whole genome shotgun sequence genome encodes:
- the LOC127532452 gene encoding uncharacterized protein LOC127532452 isoform X1, translated as MECDVGLLIGYDCPRALAPRQFITGGDDEPYGIKTDLGWSIVGSSAGVARSTEVTGLCHRVSVKECPTLTPATVIRALEADFKDANCGEKSISQDDILFMQFLNEKIHQNADGHLEMPLPFKARPQLPENKRLALVRLKQLQRKFERNHKFKHDYIKFMEGVFRDGDAERAENQPMPGNVWYIPHQGVYHPRKPEKIRVVFDCSAKYEGTALNDHLLAGPDLTNGLTGVLCRFRNHPIAVICDVEKMFHRFHVNPEDRDYLRFLWWENGDATSEPVEYRMRVHLFGATSSPGCANYGMKYLATKNEKDYPAAADFIRKNFYVDDGLVSVESVGTAIKLVREAQNVCAKGRLHLHKFISNNRQVLESIPDSERAIGVHDVDLSHAELPVQTVLGVKWSVDSDTFSFKVDLEVKPATRRGILSTVASVFDPLGFLAPFLLLGKKILQEMCQKGIGWDEQLPTELKPRWQSWLNDLENLQKLRIPRCFTPENLGKVQRMELHHFADASSHGYGQCSYIRVVTEDKVHCSLVIGKARVAPTKVVTIPRLELTAAVVSSAVSSVLKEELELKINQEYFWTDSQVVLGYINNDARRFHVFVANRVQRIKETTDPTQWNYVDSDQNPADHASRGLKVSELMNSTWFTGPKFLWEREIVTQKLTPQLMIGDPEVKTTHILQVKVVEEDSFLQRFERFSKWHTALNVVARIQKLAKGTKMTEPVNVEDRRKASLVLVKLAQKGAFKEEVQMLSHGNLPRSHQLFQLDPVVQDGILRVGGRLKKASLPLDEKHPVILPRDSVVTRLILGYCHDKTHHQGRGQTLNELRANGYWIVSGSKVVANYIKQCVTCRRARRPTETQKMADLPADRVDPSPPFSFCGMDCFGPFMTKQGRKETKRYGLIFTCLSSRAIHIEMLEDLTTDAFINALRCFIAIRGAVRQLRSDQGTNFVGDKNELTKSLKEVDTDRLKVYLAEKQCDFIMNVPDASHMGGVWERQIRTVRSVLSWVLSKSAGRLDDASLRTFFYEAMSVVNSRPLTTDSISDPKSLEPLTPNHLLTMKSSVPLPPPGEFVAEDVYVRKRWRRVQYLVEQFWSRWRKEYLANITLRQCWHSSKRNVKVGDIVIVKEKEIPRNEWRLGRVLDVCKDEDGLVRKATVQMGSRKCGDKSQQNTTSSILERPIHKLVVLVENK; from the coding sequence ATGGAATGTGACGTTGGCCTACTCATAGGCTATGACTGCCCAAGAGCCTTGGCTCCACGTCAGTTTATAACAGGAGGTGATGATGAGCCTTATGGCATTAAAACTGACCTCGGTTGGAGCATTGTTGGAAGCTCAGCAGGTGTAGCAAGGTCAACTGAAGTAACAGGTTTGTGTCATCGTGTGTCAGTCAAGGAATGTCCAACCTTGACACCAGCTACTGTCATCAGAGCACTCGAAGCTGATTTCAAAGATGCCAACTGTGGGGAAAAGAGCATCTCACAAGATGACATTCTGTTTATGCAGTTTCTTAATGAAAAGATACACCAGAATGCTGATGGGCACTTGGAAATGCCACTCCCCTTTAAGGCTCGTCCACAGTTGCCAGAAAACAAGCGGCTGGCTCTGGTGAGGCTGAAGCAACTGCAAAGAAAATTTGAGAGAAATCACAAATTCAAGCATGACTACATTAAGTTTATGGAAGGAGTCTTCAGGGATGGAGATGCAGAGAGGGCTGAGAACCAACCCATGCCAGGAAATGTGTGGTATATTCCCCACCAGGGTGTGTATCACCCCAGGAAGCCAGAGAAAATCAGGGTTGTTTTTGACTGCTCCGCCAAGTATGAGGGCACAGCTCTAAATGATCACTTGCTTGCCGGACCTGACCTCACAAACGGACTGACAGGAGTGCTCTGCAGGTTCCGCAATCACCCAATTGCAGTGATATGTGAcgtggaaaaaatgtttcacagattTCATGTAAACCCAGAGGATAGAGACTACTTACGTTTCCTGTGGTGGGAAAATGGCGACGCAACATCTGAGCCAGTCGAGTATCGCATGCGGGTCCATCTCTTTGGAGCAACATCTTCTCCTGGTTGTGCAAATTATGGAATGAAGTATCTcgcaacaaaaaatgaaaaggacTATCCCGCAGCAGCTGACTTTATCAGAAAGAATTTTTATGTGGATGATGGCCTTGTCAGTGTAGAGTCCGTGGGCACAGCCATCAAACTGGTCAGAGAAGCACAAAATGTGTGTGCAAAGGGGAGATTACACCTGCACAAGTTCATCTCAAACAACAGACAAGTTTTGGAATCTATTCCTGACAGTGAACGTGCTATTGGAGTTCATGATGTGGATCTCAGTCACGCTGAACTTCCAGTTCAGACTGTGTTGGGAGTAAAATGGAGTGTGGATAGTGACACCTTCTCCTTTAAGGTCGACCTGGAGGTGAAGCCTGCAACACGGCGGGGAATTCTCTCCACAGTTGCCTCAGTGTTTGACCCGCTAGGTTTCCTAGCTCCTTTCCTGTTACTGGGAAAGaaaatactacaagaaatgtgCCAAAAGGGCATAGGATGGGATGAACAACTACCCACAGAATTAAAACCACGATGGCAGAGCTGGTTAAATGACCTAGAAAATCTGCAGAAACTCCGGATCCCAAGATGCTTCACTCCTGAAAACCTTGGGAAGGTACAGAGGATGGAACTGCATCACTTTGCTGATGCCAGTAGCCATGGATATGGCCAGTGTTCCTACATTAGAGTAGTGACAGAGGATAAAGTGCATTGTTCCTTAGTCATAGGTAAGGCGAGGGTCGCACCTACAAAGGTTGTCACCATACCTAGACTAGAGTTGACAGCTGCAGTGGTCTCTTCAGCAGTCAGTAGTGTATTGAAGGAGGAGCTGGAGCTCAAAATCAACCAAGAGTACTTCTGGACAGATTCTCAGGTAGTTTTGGGCTACATCAACAATGACGCTCGAAGGTTTCACGTCTTTGTTGCAAACAGAGTGCAAAGAATTAAAGAAACGACAGACCCAACACAGTGGAACTATGTCGACAGTGACCAAAACCCAGCGGATCACGCTTCCAGAGGCCTGAAGGTGTCAGAGTTGATGAATTCAACCTGGTTTACAGGACCAAAATTCCTGTGGGAAAGAGAGATTGTGACACAAAAACTTACTCCACAGCTTATGATTGGAGATCCAGaagtaaaaacaacacacatacTACAAGTAAAAGTAGTTGAAGAGGACAGTTTTTTGCAGAGATTTGAGCGGTTCTCAAAATGGCATACAGCACTGAATGTTGTTGCTCGAATTCAGAAATTAGCAAAGGGGACCAAAATGACAGAGCCTGTAAATGTCGAGGACAGAAGAAAAGCTAGTCTTGTACTTGTGAAGTTAGCACAGAAAGGTGCATTCAAAGAGGAAGTGCAAATGTTAAGTCACGGTAATCTGCCACGCAGCCATCAGCTGTTTCAGCTTGACCCTGTAGTGCAGGATGGGATCCTCAGGGTGGGTGGGAGATTGAAGAAGGCCTCCTTACCTCTGGATGAGAAGCATCCTGTTATCTTACCAAGAGACAGTGTGGTCACTCGTCTGATATTAGGCTACTGTCATGATAAAACTCATCACCAAGGTAGAGGACAGACTCTCAATGAGCTCAGAGCAAATGGTTACTGGATAGTTAGTGGCAGTAAAGTTGTAGCAAACTACATCAAACAATGTGTCACATGCAGGAGAGCTCGAAGACCAACAGAAACGCAAAAAATGGCTGACCTACCTGCTGACCGCGTGGATCCCTCACCACCATTCTCCTTCTGTGGGATGGATTGTTTTGGGCCTTTTATGACCAAGCAAGGTCGTAAAGAGACTAAGAGGTACGGTCTCATATTCACCTGTCTATCATCCAGGGCAATCCATATTGAAATGCTGGAAGACTTAACAACGGATGCCTTCATAAACGCATTGCGGTGCTTCATAGCCATTCGTGGAGCTGTGAGACAGCTTAGGTCAGATCAAGGGACAAATTTTGTTGGAgataaaaatgagctcacaaaATCTTTGAAAGAAGTCGACACAGACAGGTTAAAGGTTTACCTGGCAGAGAAACAATGTGATTTTATTATGAATGTTCCTGATGCCAGTCACATGGGTGGAGTTTGGGAGCGGCAGATCAGAACAGTTAGGAGCGTCCTTAGCTGGGTTCTCTCTAAGAGTGCAGGAAGATTAGATGATGCTTCTCTAAGAACATTTTTCTATGAAGCCATGTCAGTCGTAAACAGCCGCCCACTCACCACTGACAGTATCAGTGATCCCAAAAGTTTAGAGCCACTCACGCCTAACCATTTGCTTACCATGAAAAGTTCTGTCCCGCTGCCTCCTCCAGGAGAATTTGTAGCAGAGGATGTATATGTTAGGAAAAGGTGGCGCAGAGTCCAGTATCTGGTGGAACAATTTTGGAGTAGATGGAGGAAAGAGTACCTAGCAAACATCACCCTCAGACAATGCTGGCATTCTTCAAAGAGAAATGTGAAGGTTGGAGATATTGTCATtgtgaaagagaaggaaattcCCCGTAATGAGTGGAGGCTTGGAAGAGTACTAGATGTTTGTAAAGATGAGGATGGACTAGTACGAAAGGCTACTGTACAAATGGGAAGTCGAAAATGTGGGGACAAGAGTCAACAAAACACTACTTCATCCATACTTGAACGTCCTATTCATAAATTAGTTGTGCTTGTAGAAAACAAGTAA
- the LOC127532452 gene encoding uncharacterized protein LOC127532452 isoform X2, with protein sequence MSVHEENSQGSEIQLKLLQDELNRLSEQLQSQINDAEKEKLESLIGDVLAKIEILKMAAVEPSSTASHTVELRKSTRERKLTPKMLEYKQQEALQKEGKFIKLYEKWKEQVKIARNTLKDECSDQDLGDMMDAVEELEKYVKDAYESIRSQSAPSTEVRRKMDSCTAVTRDLMELMKVRMSEVGQEEFDAQAESVRLRLVLHKEYAQSIFGSIMARSAVQSHHSGRSSLSEESIAAKRADCAAQLAAKKAEINMEEAIASQKQELKRLENQRDLNVLAAKLKVYSEADSGEAYDKNEAECSKMTSCPPAPIKKIKKEQTCQNKIDEQTNVNSSEASLVQALHDTMVLTRLPAPEPQVFSGDPLKFLEWSTSFKTLIERHCTNPAERLFYLQRYISGEAQSVVEGSFFRKDDEAYSQAWEALNARYGHPFVIQCAFREKLNNWPRVGSRESGKLRQFSDFLIACSNAMPHIKGLQVLNDCEENQKMLQKLPDWLTSRWNRHVTKQLRETEEYPNFKKFADFVAKEADIACNPATSFQALKSTEEKPSRDAKRPKANVYVTNVRASDKTLSSAKTHSAVENSFKNQSEPKKVSTSFLSTNPVPCMFCEESHSIHKCHKFSSKPVEEKKRFIMDNNLCFGCLRRGHNSKNCKNKATCSICKKPHPTPLHVDRPAADTSSHVLQAEENTSSLSCCVDRGEGGSTSMIVPVWVSLATTSETETLVYALLDTQSSNTFVDQQICKKLGAGLEPVKLKLTTMMGRDSVVQSERVSGLRVRGFSSQCFVNLPPAYTTDFIPLERSHIPTTETAKEWKHLK encoded by the coding sequence ATGTCAGTTCATGAGGAAAATTCACAAGGTAGTGAAATACAGCTTAAGCTCCTTCAAGACGAACTGAACCGATTAAGTGAACAATTACAATCGCAAATAAATGATGCTGAAAAGGAGAAGTTAGAATCGCTTATAGGTGATGTTCTTGCTAAAATAGAAATACTCAAAATGGCAGCGGTCGAGCCTTCTTCCACTGCATCCCACACAGTTGAACTCAGGAAATCTACACGAGAAAGAAAGTTAACCCCCAAAATGCTAGAATACAAGCAACAAGAGGCTCTTCAGAAGGAAGGTAAATTTATCAAGCTCTATGAAAAATGGAAAGAGCAGGTTAAAATTGCACGTAACACACTTAAGGATGAGTGCTCAGATCAAGACTTAGGTGACATGATGGATGCTGTTGAAGAACTGGAGAAATATGTGAAAGATGCGTATGAAAGTATACGATCTCAATCAGCACCTTCTACTGAGGTTAGAAGAAAAATGGACTCCTGCACAGCTGTAACAAGAGATTTGATGGAACTCATGAAGGTTCGCATGAGTGAAGTGGGACAAGAAGAATTTGATGCTCAGGCAGAAAGCGTAAGGCTTCGTTTAGTACTTCACAAAGAGTATGCTCAGTCAATATTTGGGTCTATAATGGCTAGATCTGCTGTTCAGAGCCATCACTCAGGCCGGTCAAGTTTGTCAGAGGAAAGCATTGCAGCAAAAAGAGCAGACTGTGCAGCACAATTGGCTGCAAAGAAGGCTGAAATTAACATGGAGGAGGCAATAGCTTCACAAAAGCAAGAACTTAAAAGACTAGAAAATCAGAGAGATCTAAATGTGCTGGCTGCCAAGCTTAAGGTGTACTCTGAAGCTGACTCTGGTGAGgcttatgacaaaaatgaagcagaGTGTAGTAAGATGACTAGTTGTCCTCCTGCACCTattaagaaaattaaaaaggaaCAAACATGCCAGAACAAAATTGACGAGCAAACTAATGTCAATTCCTCTGAAGCCTCATTAGTTCAAGCACTGCATGACACAATGGTTCTTACCAGACTTCCTGCTCCAGAACCTCAAGTCTTCTCAGGAGATCCACTTAAGTTCTTAGAGTGGAGCACAAGTTTCAAGACACTGATAGAACGTCACTGCACAAATCCAGCAGAAAGGTTGTTCTATCTCCAGAGATATATCAGTGGAGAGGCCCAATCTGTAGTTGAAGGAAGCTTCTTCAGGAAAGATGATGAAGCTTACAGCCAAGCATGGGAAGCACTGAATGCCCGGTATGGACACCCTTTCGTAATCCAATGTGCCTTtagagaaaaactgaacaactgGCCAAGGGTTGGTTCAAGAGAGTCAGGCAAGCTAAGACAATTCAGTGATTTTCTGATAGCCTGTAGCAATGCCATGCCACACATCAAAGGGCTTCAGGTGTTAAATGACTGTGAGGAGAATCAAAAGATGCTTCAAAAACTCCCTGACTGGTTGACCTCTCGCTGGAATCGACATGTTACAAAACAGCTGCGAGAAACAGAAGAATACCCCAATTTTAAGAAGTTTGCTGACTTTGTGGCAAAAGAAGCAGACATTGCATGCAATCCTGCGACATCCTTTCAAGCCTTGAAGTCTACTGAAGAAAAGCCATCAAGAGATGCAAAGCGACCAAAGGCCAATGTGTACGTTACAAATGTGAGAGCATCAGATAAAACATTGTcatcagcaaaaacacacagtgcTGTAGAGAATAGCtttaaaaatcaaagtgaaCCAAAGAAAGTGAGTACTTCATTCTTATCTACAAACCCTGTCCCCTGCATGTTTTGTGAAGAAAGTCACTCTATCCACAAATGCCACAAGTTCTCCAGTAAGCCTgtagaggaaaagaaaaggtttATAATGGACAACAACTTGTGTTTTGGCTGTCTTAGAAGAGGACACAATTCAAAGAACTGTAAGAACAAGGCTACTTGTAGCATATGTAAGAAACCTCATCCCACACCACTTCATGTGGACCGACCTGCTGCAGACACATCCTCTCACGTCTTACaagcagaagaaaacacatcctccctgtcctgctgtgtggacagAGGCGAGGGTGGGAGTACGTCTATGATAGTGCCTGTGTGGGTTTCTTTAGCCACCACCTCTGAAACAGAGACATTAGTGTATGCACTGTTAGATACACAAAGTAGCAACACCTTTGTAGATCAACAGATATGTAAGAAGCTGGGAGCAGGTTTAGAGCCAGTTAAGCTAAAGCTCACTACTATGATGGGAAGAGATTCtgttgtacagagtgagagagtTAGTGGGCTTAGAGTTAGAGGGTTTTCCTCACAATGTTTTGTCAACCTGCCACCTGCTTATACCACAGACTTCATCCCCCTTGAACGTTCTCATATTCCCACCACCGAAACAGCTAAAGAATGGAAACATCTCAAGTGA